A single window of Leptospira semungkisensis DNA harbors:
- a CDS encoding type I 3-dehydroquinate dehydratase, producing MASSSDRKIYIVLTLNEEEFFGLEKKPAADFLEIRLDQFSSRQGNAEKILNQIEKLNAACVLTYRQPEDSSLKSVGLWDQDSVQPLINGLESEKHYIDLELDKDNSVFTNLDESRFGIIRSVHNFSAAPNREELLFYLGPVMEEVLATHKSQLPFQRIFKVAALAKSETEAKDFLDSCSYISSQCAKLNMPIGFCGILMGEAGKEYRIFPEKIGSQFTYCCLGEPKAPGQVDLKTLLEKRSK from the coding sequence ATGGCTTCTTCTTCGGATCGAAAAATCTATATCGTATTAACTTTAAACGAAGAGGAATTTTTCGGTTTAGAGAAGAAGCCTGCAGCAGATTTTTTAGAGATCCGTTTAGATCAATTTTCTTCTAGGCAAGGAAATGCCGAAAAAATCCTAAACCAAATCGAAAAACTAAATGCTGCTTGCGTACTAACATACAGGCAGCCCGAAGATTCCAGTTTGAAAAGTGTAGGCCTCTGGGATCAGGACAGCGTCCAGCCTCTCATAAACGGGCTAGAATCAGAAAAACATTATATAGATCTAGAACTAGACAAAGATAATTCGGTTTTCACGAATTTGGATGAGAGTCGTTTCGGGATTATCCGCTCCGTTCATAATTTTTCTGCAGCACCCAATAGAGAAGAGCTCCTATTCTACTTAGGTCCCGTCATGGAAGAAGTATTAGCGACTCACAAATCCCAACTTCCTTTTCAAAGGATTTTCAAAGTAGCTGCTCTTGCAAAATCCGAAACGGAAGCCAAAGACTTTTTAGACTCTTGTTCTTATATATCTTCTCAATGTGCTAAGCTGAATATGCCTATCGGCTTCTGCGGAATTCTAATGGGAGAAGCAGGAAAAGAATACAGGATCTTTCCTGAAAAGATAGGTTCTCAGTTTACGTACTGTTGTTTAGGGGAGC